The Leadbetterella byssophila DSM 17132 DNA window AAGAAAACCTGGGAGGAGTTTGCCTTAACTGGGGATGTATTCCTACCAAAGCCCTATTAAAATCCGCTCAAGTATTTCAGTATATTCAGCATGCCGCAGATTACGGTATCAAGGTAGAAAACGCCGATGCTGATTTTAACGCTGTAATAGCACGTTCTAGAGGTGTAGCAGAAGGCATGAGCAAGGGTGTTCAGTTTCTGATGAAGAAGAATAAAATCGATGTGATTGAAGGATTCGGAACCGTTAAGCCTGGAAAGAAAGTGGAAGTGAAGGCAAAGGACGGAAGTGTGAGTACTGTGGAAGGAAAGCATATTATCATAGCTACCGGAGCACGTGCTCGTCAGTTGCCTAATGTGCCTATTGATGGAGAGAAGGTGATTGATTACCGTAAAGCGATGGTTCTAGATAAGCAACCTAAATCTATGATCGTGATTGGATCTGGTGCTATCGGAGTGGAATTTGCTTATGTCTATGCTAGCATGGGTACTAAGGTGACTATCGTAGAATTCATGCCAAACATAGTTCCTGTTGAAGACGAGGATATTTCTAAGGAATTAGCTAAGCAATATAAGAAGATGGGTATTGACGTTCACACGAACTCAAGCGTGGAGAAAGTGGATACTTCAGGTAAAGGATGTGTGGCTACAGTGAAGACGCCTAAAGGAGAAATTACTCTGGAAGCTGATATCGTGCTTTCTGCAGCCGGTATTCAAGCAAACATCGAGGGCATTGGTCTTGAAGATGTAGGTATAGCTACGGATAAAGGTAAAATCCTTGTAGATAAATATTATCAGACGAATGTTCCTGGATACTATGCTATTGGTGATGTTGTGCCTGGACAAGCTTTGGCTCACGTAGCTTCAGCGGAAGGTATTATTTGCGTGGAGAAGATCGCGGGACATCATCCTCAGCCTTTGAACTATGGTAACATTCCTGGATGTACTTATTGTACTCCTGAGATTGCTTCTGTAGGTTTGACAGAAAAAGCTGCTAAGGAAAAAGGTTATGAGATCAAAGTGGGTAAGTTCCCATTCTCTGCTTCGGGTAAGGCTAAAGCAGCCGGAGCTCCTGAAGGATTTGTGAAAGTGATCTTTGATGCTAAATATGGAGAATGGTTAGGTTGCCACATGATTGGTGCTAACGTGACAGAAATGATTGCGGAGGCTGTAGTGGCTAGAAATCTAGAAACTACGGGTATGGAGATTGTTAAATCTGTACACCCTCACCCAACCATGTCAGAAGCTATTATGGAAGCTGCTGCAGCAGCATACGGGGAAGTGATTCACTTGTAAAAAAAGAGACACATTTCTGTGTCTCTTTTTTTTATGCTAAGGCAAATTGATCCTCGGATTCGTTTGCAAACACTTGGAGTACCCGCGCTAGTACCAGAAGTATTAGGGTCTTGGATGCTTGTTTAAGGGGGATATCTGCCACCTTAGAGAACATATTGACCGTGATCTTCCCGTGTTGATCTAAATACTTCATTAAAATCTCCTCTTTCTCCCCGTAATGGAATCTATAGTTTTTCTCTTTCAAACGCTCTTTTAGAATTTCCCTTACTTCTTTGCTAGCCTGAATAGAGCGGTCAGCATTTCGAACATAAACTTTACGATCAGAACTATCCCCCGTAGGATTGAAATAGATG harbors:
- a CDS encoding AlbA family DNA-binding domain-containing protein, encoding MLELKDLKKLVKEGEGSKLEFKLKSTHPDKIMREVVAFANTQGGTLLLGVADNGELSGLKFPDEDAFVMERSFAKFIYPPVHYSKQEIQLENGRPILAYHIRKSEEHLIYFNPTGDSSDRKVYVRNADRSIQASKEVREILKERLKEKNYRFHYGEKEEILMKYLDQHGKITVNMFSKVADIPLKQASKTLILLVLARVLQVFANESEDQFALA
- the lpdA gene encoding dihydrolipoyl dehydrogenase; protein product: MAQYDVVILGSGPGGYVTAIRASQLGLKVAVIEKENLGGVCLNWGCIPTKALLKSAQVFQYIQHAADYGIKVENADADFNAVIARSRGVAEGMSKGVQFLMKKNKIDVIEGFGTVKPGKKVEVKAKDGSVSTVEGKHIIIATGARARQLPNVPIDGEKVIDYRKAMVLDKQPKSMIVIGSGAIGVEFAYVYASMGTKVTIVEFMPNIVPVEDEDISKELAKQYKKMGIDVHTNSSVEKVDTSGKGCVATVKTPKGEITLEADIVLSAAGIQANIEGIGLEDVGIATDKGKILVDKYYQTNVPGYYAIGDVVPGQALAHVASAEGIICVEKIAGHHPQPLNYGNIPGCTYCTPEIASVGLTEKAAKEKGYEIKVGKFPFSASGKAKAAGAPEGFVKVIFDAKYGEWLGCHMIGANVTEMIAEAVVARNLETTGMEIVKSVHPHPTMSEAIMEAAAAAYGEVIHL